In Candidatus Saccharibacteria bacterium, one genomic interval encodes:
- the smpB gene encoding SsrA-binding protein SmpB, which translates to MKIIAKNKRGVYDYQILDKWQAGIVLRGFEIKAIRAGKVNISTSYCSLKNHEIWLVNATIGHNSDSDQSIIARHKLLLKHTEIDKIAKLLEQQGTSLIPLAIGLNRHLAKLEIAIGKGLKKHDKRQVIKAREAQREISHKI; encoded by the coding sequence ATGAAAATCATTGCCAAAAACAAGAGAGGGGTCTATGACTACCAAATTTTGGATAAATGGCAGGCTGGAATTGTCTTAAGAGGGTTTGAGATCAAGGCAATTCGAGCTGGTAAGGTAAATATCTCTACTAGCTACTGCAGTCTAAAAAATCATGAAATCTGGCTGGTTAATGCTACCATAGGACACAACTCTGATTCTGATCAATCAATCATTGCTCGCCACAAGCTACTCCTCAAGCATACTGAAATTGATAAGATTGCAAAATTACTTGAGCAACAAGGTACTAGCCTAATTCCTTTGGCTATAGGGCTAAACCGACATCTTGCAAAGCTTGAAATTGCAATCGGTAAAGGCCTAAAGAAGCACGACAAAAGACAAGTAATCAAAGCCCGCGAGGCTCAGCGAGAGATTTCTCACAAAATCTAG
- a CDS encoding ABC transporter ATP-binding protein, which translates to MKEIIKLIRHTAVLKDFYIKLAIINLLVASLNLVYPFTIRSIVNQLVEVVGNPDRHDFIFLAMLVAIIFTADLFQTFLQFVGGRLGDRLAVRLDTILTSRYLDRLLYLPQRFFDDQESGQLISYLHRGMSSVTSFFQNMANNLISTILTTIFVIIATSYYLGPVGIILVLLFPIYIYLTRQSSKRWMKFQKQINQLQDTAFGRLGQVASQMRLVKSYTSEVFEKQIFDQNRKDVESIHLKQSNSWHQYDFYRKFILNILLGLVNLYVVWMAYKGKINIGEFALIIQLIAQAKFPLFAISFIVDSVQRARTGTNEYFDLIDQEIETLATKDTKPSTHKPKSIDKMKQARVSFEHISFYYKQGNQVLSDINLAVEPGQKVALVGRSGEGKTTITNLLLGLYSDYQGEIKINGQDIREYDLQYLRSQIAIVFQDPWMFSTSIYQNISYGTKASLKQVKRAAKLANADQFIEKLSDGYDTQVGERGVKLSGGQKQRIAIARAILKDAPILILDEATSSLDSIAEGEVQTALNNLMKNRTTVIIAHRLSTIARVDKIYGIEQGRVVESGSPQQLAKHPDGIYARLLKLQSDSSYQAHQQLEEFGIG; encoded by the coding sequence ATGAAAGAAATAATTAAACTCATTAGACACACGGCTGTCTTAAAGGATTTCTATATCAAGCTGGCAATTATCAATCTGCTGGTTGCCTCACTGAATCTCGTTTATCCATTTACGATTCGTTCAATCGTTAATCAACTGGTAGAAGTAGTGGGCAATCCAGATCGTCATGATTTTATATTTCTAGCTATGTTGGTAGCAATCATCTTTACTGCAGATCTATTTCAGACCTTCTTACAGTTTGTTGGTGGTAGATTGGGGGATAGATTGGCAGTCAGATTAGATACCATTCTGACATCAAGATATTTGGATAGGTTACTGTACCTGCCTCAGAGGTTTTTTGATGACCAGGAGAGTGGTCAACTAATCTCATATCTGCATAGGGGGATGTCCTCGGTGACGAGTTTTTTCCAGAATATGGCCAACAATTTGATTAGTACTATCCTGACAACAATTTTTGTGATTATTGCTACTAGTTACTACCTGGGTCCAGTAGGGATAATCCTGGTCCTACTGTTCCCAATTTACATCTACCTTACTAGGCAATCATCAAAGCGCTGGATGAAGTTTCAAAAGCAAATCAATCAATTACAAGATACTGCATTTGGTAGATTAGGGCAGGTGGCTTCCCAGATGAGACTGGTCAAGTCTTATACCAGTGAAGTATTTGAGAAGCAAATATTTGATCAGAATCGTAAGGATGTCGAGAGTATCCACCTCAAGCAATCAAATAGTTGGCATCAATATGATTTTTATCGAAAATTTATTCTCAATATCTTACTCGGACTGGTCAATCTCTATGTTGTCTGGATGGCCTACAAAGGAAAAATCAATATTGGTGAGTTCGCCTTGATAATACAATTGATTGCCCAGGCGAAGTTTCCACTGTTTGCCATATCTTTTATTGTCGACAGTGTTCAGAGAGCTAGAACTGGGACAAATGAATACTTTGACTTGATTGATCAAGAGATCGAGACTTTGGCCACTAAGGATACCAAGCCGAGTACTCATAAGCCAAAATCTATTGATAAGATGAAGCAAGCTCGAGTTAGCTTTGAGCATATTAGTTTTTATTACAAGCAGGGTAATCAAGTTCTCAGCGATATCAATTTGGCAGTAGAGCCAGGGCAAAAGGTTGCTTTGGTTGGGAGGAGTGGGGAAGGAAAGACGACTATTACCAATCTTTTACTCGGTCTGTATTCAGATTATCAGGGTGAAATTAAGATCAATGGCCAAGATATTAGGGAATATGATTTGCAATACTTGAGATCTCAGATAGCTATTGTTTTCCAGGATCCTTGGATGTTCTCTACAAGCATTTATCAGAATATTAGCTACGGAACCAAGGCTAGCCTCAAGCAGGTTAAGCGGGCAGCCAAGCTTGCTAATGCCGATCAATTCATAGAAAAACTTAGCGATGGATATGATACCCAAGTCGGGGAGAGAGGAGTTAAGTTGAGCGGAGGACAGAAGCAGAGGATTGCGATTGCTAGAGCAATTCTCAAGGATGCTCCGATCTTGATTCTCGATGAAGCAACCTCATCCCTTGATAGTATTGCTGAAGGGGAGGTGCAAACAGCTCTGAACAATCTGATGAAGAATCGGACTACAGTCATCATTGCCCATAGACTGAGCACCATAGCTAGGGTCGATAAGATTTATGGGATTGAACAGGGTAGAGTGGTGGAATCTGGTTCACCCCAGCAGCTGGCAAAACATCCAGATGGGATTTATGCCAGACTGCTCAAGCTCCAGAGTGATAGTTCGTATCAGGCTCATCAGCAGCTTGAGGAGTTTGGGATTGGGTAG
- a CDS encoding glycosyltransferase: protein MKDRIDRYIANRDKRPDRRIVLSGGGTLGSVIPLLALEDIVRQQRPEIEFTWIITRKGPENEFIRKYYRDNGLDLNVYRLATVKLRRYFSFENLRDIIKAPFVLLYTISLLAKIRPNIVVTTGGFVSVPVHLAARFFGIKSWVHQQDILVGLSNKIMARSANLVTSVFPLDNIAGNQAQSIGNFISNYQAVAIDEKWHDSIRPDLPVILVTGGGLGADRINQLVFGLIDKLSIRANIFHQTGRENYLQSRAFSHKYPTYHSFKHLARDEFQAVLEMADIVVGRGGLSTLTEIAAFAKPSIIITKKDHQTEFNAQYLESKNAVIWQKEDGLTSDKLYQLIIDLIQDQPKRALLAQAINQAVPIVDSELAIKLLDDILYR from the coding sequence GTGAAAGATCGGATAGATAGATATATAGCAAATCGAGATAAGAGACCTGATCGTAGGATAGTTTTGTCGGGCGGAGGAACGTTGGGTTCGGTAATCCCACTCCTGGCACTCGAAGATATTGTGAGACAACAACGCCCAGAGATAGAGTTTACTTGGATTATTACCAGGAAAGGCCCGGAAAACGAGTTTATCAGAAAGTATTATCGGGATAATGGGTTAGATCTCAATGTCTATAGGCTAGCCACAGTCAAGCTTAGGAGATATTTTAGTTTTGAAAACCTAAGAGATATTATCAAGGCTCCTTTTGTTTTGCTTTATACGATATCATTACTTGCCAAGATTCGACCTAATATTGTGGTCACTACAGGAGGATTTGTATCAGTGCCAGTCCATCTAGCCGCTAGATTTTTTGGAATCAAATCCTGGGTACACCAACAAGATATTTTAGTAGGACTATCCAATAAGATAATGGCTAGGTCGGCGAATCTTGTGACGTCTGTATTTCCGCTAGATAATATTGCAGGTAATCAAGCTCAGAGTATTGGCAATTTTATTTCCAATTATCAAGCTGTAGCGATTGATGAAAAATGGCATGATAGTATCAGACCAGATTTGCCGGTTATCCTGGTAACAGGGGGTGGATTGGGTGCTGATCGGATCAATCAGCTAGTATTTGGTTTAATTGATAAGCTGAGCATTAGGGCAAATATTTTTCATCAAACAGGTAGGGAAAATTATCTCCAATCTAGAGCTTTTAGTCACAAGTATCCAACATACCATTCTTTTAAACACCTTGCCAGAGATGAGTTTCAGGCAGTCTTAGAGATGGCAGATATCGTAGTAGGTAGAGGTGGCTTATCTACTTTGACAGAGATAGCTGCTTTTGCCAAACCTAGTATCATTATTACGAAAAAAGATCATCAAACTGAGTTTAATGCGCAGTACTTAGAGTCAAAAAATGCCGTTATTTGGCAGAAAGAGGACGGTCTGACAAGCGATAAGCTGTATCAATTGATTATTGATTTAATCCAAGACCAGCCCAAGAGAGCTTTACTGGCTCAGGCTATTAATCAGGCAGTGCCAATAGTAGATTCAGAACTTGCTATCAAGCTACTAGATGATATTCTATATAGATGA
- a CDS encoding HAD family hydrolase: MDIFDLDDTIVDSHLAFERLLKDIALEQYQMSLTTEQIDQNWGLPVDKYLRALFGIEDTSKMIELIRIKNQEEEYKRALLTGVRHMLDQMISRGIKLSILSGGSGLVSRPTLEDLLGDYDKYFDSLYFSEDTEPYYKPDSRVFGHLISNYQSMQIFTDKMLYIG, translated from the coding sequence ATTGATATCTTTGATCTTGATGATACCATTGTCGATAGTCACCTAGCTTTTGAGCGTTTACTTAAAGATATTGCTCTCGAACAATATCAGATGAGTTTGACAACTGAACAGATTGACCAAAATTGGGGTCTGCCAGTGGACAAATACCTTAGAGCACTTTTCGGGATAGAAGATACTAGTAAGATGATTGAGCTTATTAGAATAAAGAATCAAGAGGAGGAGTATAAGAGAGCATTATTGACTGGAGTAAGACATATGTTGGATCAGATGATCAGTAGGGGCATAAAACTCTCCATTCTTTCTGGTGGATCTGGGTTGGTCTCAAGACCAACCCTAGAGGATTTACTCGGAGATTATGATAAGTATTTTGATAGTCTTTATTTTAGTGAGGATACTGAGCCTTATTACAAACCTGATTCTAGGGTATTTGGGCACCTTATTAGTAATTATCAATCAATGCAGATATTCACCGATAAGATGCTCTATATCGGGTGA
- a CDS encoding DUF4931 domain-containing protein — MSNFLTDLPNDLVYIDMAPEFRQGYWFGEEVIIAPKRGKRPHENEDNSSLSEPHLKRSEIGLRLINEPAIDQIEDIDGNWIVKSILNGFPTITEDNTKAKGKQEIIIDTPEIDKNFEDLDIGQLVNLFGFYQARSRALSRVPGIRYISIFKNQGIHSGASIAHPHTQVFALERIPEKIQRQHRQLLRLDSSNPIQDTIEQELSQATRLVTQTDQWVVFCPYASINPMEVWLIPLRGILEFSHLDHREIIQLTGLISPLVKRLGNSGIDFNLLIENGFTHPDRLIIKLVPRGLINSGGLELSTNIIINPVSPESATSWYKQGYL; from the coding sequence ATGTCTAACTTTTTGACTGATTTACCAAATGATTTAGTTTATATTGATATGGCACCGGAATTCAGGCAAGGATATTGGTTTGGCGAAGAAGTAATTATCGCACCAAAGAGAGGCAAGAGACCCCATGAAAACGAAGATAACTCTAGTCTATCGGAGCCACACCTCAAACGATCCGAGATTGGATTAAGGTTGATTAATGAGCCAGCTATAGATCAAATAGAAGATATTGACGGTAACTGGATCGTAAAATCCATCCTCAATGGCTTTCCTACAATCACAGAGGACAATACCAAAGCAAAAGGTAAACAAGAAATTATCATTGATACACCAGAAATTGACAAAAACTTTGAAGATCTAGACATTGGGCAGCTGGTTAATCTATTTGGTTTCTATCAGGCTAGATCTCGTGCTCTTAGTCGAGTGCCTGGCATTCGCTATATATCGATTTTCAAAAATCAAGGTATCCATTCTGGAGCTTCAATCGCTCACCCACATACACAGGTTTTTGCCCTCGAACGAATACCTGAAAAAATCCAAAGGCAACACAGGCAATTATTAAGGTTGGACTCATCAAATCCGATCCAAGACACGATAGAGCAAGAGCTTTCCCAGGCTACAAGACTAGTCACACAGACTGACCAATGGGTTGTATTCTGCCCTTATGCTAGTATTAACCCGATGGAAGTCTGGCTAATCCCACTGAGAGGAATCCTTGAATTCTCCCACCTAGACCATCGTGAGATCATTCAACTCACTGGCTTAATCTCACCCCTAGTCAAACGACTTGGAAATTCAGGAATAGACTTCAATCTGCTAATCGAAAATGGCTTTACCCATCCAGATAGATTGATTATCAAGCTAGTACCCCGTGGACTGATCAATTCTGGAGGTCTTGAACTCAGCACCAATATTATCATCAACCCAGTCTCCCCTGAGTCGGCTACTAGCTGGTACAAGCAAGGGTATTTATGA
- a CDS encoding NAD(P)H-dependent oxidoreductase — MKKLNLLIIEGSIRAQRRSIFAAKYLEKLANQNQRFEVKLICPEDYPSPHEGNDPDNKNPEYTKLTEWADAFLLVLPEYNHSFAGSLKMLLDTELANYLHKPVGFAGVSVGGFGGVRAIESILSAVRQMGMVALSHDIHFSNSYGFFDQNTGEPIDDSKQKEVEQVLSELYWMAERLG, encoded by the coding sequence ATGAAAAAGCTAAATCTATTGATTATCGAGGGAAGTATTAGGGCTCAGCGTCGATCAATATTTGCTGCAAAATACTTGGAAAAGTTGGCCAATCAGAATCAGCGTTTTGAGGTCAAGCTAATTTGTCCCGAAGATTATCCTAGTCCACATGAAGGTAATGATCCAGACAATAAAAATCCAGAATACACAAAGCTAACTGAATGGGCAGATGCCTTCCTGCTGGTTTTACCTGAATATAACCATAGTTTTGCTGGGAGTCTCAAAATGCTACTTGATACAGAGCTAGCTAATTATTTGCATAAACCGGTTGGTTTTGCTGGAGTATCTGTCGGTGGTTTTGGTGGGGTCAGGGCTATTGAAAGCATCCTTTCTGCTGTCAGGCAGATGGGGATGGTAGCATTGTCTCATGATATTCACTTTAGTAATTCTTATGGATTTTTTGATCAGAATACTGGTGAACCAATTGATGATAGTAAGCAAAAAGAGGTAGAGCAGGTCTTAAGTGAGCTTTATTGGATGGCAGAAAGATTGGGGTAG
- a CDS encoding NrdH-redoxin, whose translation MNVTVYSTKTCPYCHLAKDYLRSKSIAFEEVLLDDQPERAQEAIKTCNSLGVPCIKVEQDDGSVIGILGFDKPKLDKALGL comes from the coding sequence ATGAATGTTACGGTTTATTCCACCAAAACGTGTCCATATTGCCATCTGGCAAAGGATTATCTTAGATCAAAAAGCATTGCTTTTGAGGAAGTGCTCTTAGACGATCAGCCAGAAAGAGCCCAGGAGGCAATCAAGACCTGCAACAGTCTTGGGGTACCCTGTATCAAGGTTGAGCAAGATGATGGGTCAGTAATAGGTATCTTAGGCTTTGATAAACCAAAGCTCGACAAGGCACTTGGACTATGA
- a CDS encoding winged helix-turn-helix transcriptional regulator, producing MTNSGVTNIREIFSALGDQSRYQIYSLLTIYPGICVSELASQLNVSIPAVSQQLKILENSGLIKHIREGKKVCYQVSQDFEEYQQISQIIRMDQKLIHNKE from the coding sequence ATGACTAATTCAGGAGTAACTAATATAAGAGAGATATTTTCAGCACTTGGTGATCAATCTAGATATCAAATTTATAGCTTATTAACCATCTATCCAGGCATCTGTGTTAGTGAGCTAGCTAGCCAATTGAATGTTAGTATTCCAGCAGTTTCTCAGCAGTTAAAGATCCTTGAAAATTCAGGGCTGATTAAACACATCAGAGAAGGAAAGAAAGTTTGCTATCAGGTTAGTCAAGATTTTGAGGAATATCAACAGATTTCGCAAATCATCAGAATGGATCAAAAATTAATTCATAATAAGGAGTAG
- a CDS encoding M1 family metallopeptidase, with the protein MTKPTKITQLSQFLHIDSYQIELNIDRLGLCYQGKVKIDATCQIDQEYLQLHAKDLEINDVNISIDYLEFTPANYNLIPADDLIQILNPTKLEFKKDQKVILEINFSRKISNKLQGLYPCNYQTLSGETSWLLATQMESHYAREVFVCLDEPNAKSKFDLTVIHHPADQCLSNTPIIETELISEDKQRTRFAQTPTMSTYLLALVIGDLRYLETISDSGVKIRTYATPDKIKQTKFSLEIAKKVLDLYERFFEIPYPLTKLDMVALPEFESGAMENWGLITYREACLIYDPDSTNVFVEQFIVEVIAHEIAHQWFGNLVTMDWWEDLWLNEGFASWMAIYAADQIYPEWNYFEQFVGLERRNAMELDSLSDSHPIEVEINHPDQIRTAFDQISYGKGASIIHMLAHYLGLEIFRKGIVLYLNQYSYNNATTKQLWDALEQVSSQPITDLMPNWTEQSGFPVLSIEVNKDTMTLKQTQFSYQEENNHKIWSIPLNFSDQSYNQLLIGQQTEIQLSSPSELPPLINPNQVGFYLIKPDKTYQDSLNSRLQGNQLSNLDIQAIILDHLMLSLKGDRSIINLLDTLETVANSSTSFLVWSAISEVISELRINFYPDKSQFVPLSNWIQKLIKMPLGQIDWRPTPEEPKNLTQLRTLLLGLGLIYNYQPTTDWLTQLPILSHPDLDRLSLKAKLKAQPAKFQAELLDLYSKELNQQKISDYISALSSQPELSQFDQLWQFTMSDNVRKQDIRSWLTNLGSNLSLQSVYLDKLFSDYQQVINKLDGKEPIARIFNQIGRYFANSDSYKLFKDFADQDNPAIQRSYDQLIETIELRLAFQDREQTKVLNYFNQIETNNG; encoded by the coding sequence ATGACAAAACCAACAAAAATTACCCAGCTCAGCCAATTCCTTCATATTGATAGCTATCAAATTGAACTCAATATAGACAGATTAGGACTTTGTTACCAAGGCAAAGTCAAAATTGATGCTACCTGCCAGATAGACCAGGAGTATTTACAGCTTCATGCTAAAGATCTAGAGATTAATGATGTAAATATATCTATAGACTACCTAGAGTTTACTCCCGCAAACTACAATCTAATCCCCGCAGATGATCTGATTCAAATCCTAAATCCTACTAAGTTGGAATTCAAAAAAGATCAAAAAGTAATACTAGAGATCAATTTCTCTAGAAAAATATCAAATAAATTGCAAGGTCTATATCCCTGCAACTATCAAACCTTATCTGGTGAGACTAGTTGGCTACTTGCTACTCAGATGGAAAGCCACTATGCTAGAGAAGTTTTTGTCTGTCTAGACGAACCAAACGCCAAGTCAAAGTTTGACCTAACTGTAATCCATCACCCAGCGGACCAATGCCTAAGCAATACGCCGATAATTGAGACAGAGCTAATCTCTGAAGACAAACAAAGGACTAGATTTGCCCAGACTCCAACAATGTCAACTTATTTGCTAGCACTAGTAATTGGAGACTTAAGGTACCTAGAAACAATCTCAGATAGTGGTGTAAAAATTCGTACATATGCCACACCTGATAAGATTAAGCAGACCAAATTTTCTCTAGAAATTGCTAAGAAAGTCCTTGATCTATATGAAAGATTTTTTGAAATACCCTACCCATTAACCAAACTAGATATGGTAGCCTTGCCAGAATTTGAATCAGGAGCAATGGAAAACTGGGGACTAATAACCTATCGTGAGGCCTGCCTGATCTATGACCCCGACTCGACTAATGTTTTTGTCGAGCAATTTATCGTCGAAGTCATCGCACATGAAATCGCACACCAATGGTTTGGTAATTTGGTAACAATGGATTGGTGGGAAGATCTTTGGCTCAATGAAGGATTTGCTAGCTGGATGGCGATCTATGCTGCTGACCAAATCTATCCAGAATGGAATTATTTCGAACAATTTGTAGGCCTCGAAAGACGCAATGCAATGGAACTCGATAGCCTAAGTGATTCCCATCCAATTGAGGTTGAGATTAATCATCCAGACCAAATTCGAACTGCCTTTGATCAAATTAGCTATGGCAAGGGAGCAAGTATAATCCACATGCTTGCTCACTATTTAGGACTTGAGATTTTCCGCAAAGGCATTGTGCTCTATCTAAATCAATATAGTTACAACAATGCCACCACCAAGCAGCTATGGGACGCCCTGGAACAAGTATCTAGCCAGCCAATCACAGACCTGATGCCAAACTGGACAGAACAATCGGGGTTCCCAGTATTATCGATTGAGGTCAATAAAGATACTATGACCCTCAAGCAGACTCAATTTTCTTACCAAGAAGAGAATAATCATAAAATCTGGTCTATTCCTCTTAACTTTTCAGATCAATCATACAACCAGCTTCTGATTGGCCAACAAACTGAAATACAGCTTTCCAGCCCATCTGAATTGCCCCCATTGATCAATCCTAACCAAGTAGGCTTTTATTTGATCAAGCCAGATAAAACTTATCAAGATAGCCTCAACTCTAGACTTCAGGGTAACCAACTAAGCAATCTTGATATTCAGGCGATAATCCTTGACCACTTAATGCTTAGCCTCAAAGGAGATAGAAGTATTATCAATCTACTCGATACCTTGGAAACTGTGGCTAATTCGTCTACAAGCTTCCTGGTGTGGTCAGCAATATCTGAAGTGATTAGTGAGCTCAGGATAAATTTCTACCCAGATAAATCCCAATTTGTGCCTCTATCAAACTGGATTCAAAAATTGATTAAGATGCCACTTGGCCAAATAGACTGGCGACCCACTCCTGAAGAACCGAAAAACCTTACCCAATTAAGAACACTGTTGCTGGGACTTGGTCTCATCTATAATTATCAGCCTACCACAGATTGGCTGACTCAATTACCAATACTAAGCCATCCGGACCTAGACCGGCTTTCATTGAAAGCCAAACTGAAAGCTCAACCAGCCAAATTCCAAGCAGAGTTGCTAGATCTATACTCCAAAGAGTTAAATCAACAAAAGATCTCTGACTACATCTCAGCTTTATCTAGTCAACCAGAACTTAGTCAGTTTGACCAACTCTGGCAATTTACGATGTCCGATAATGTTCGCAAACAAGATATCCGCTCCTGGTTAACTAATCTCGGTAGCAACCTTAGCTTGCAATCTGTTTACCTTGATAAATTATTCTCTGACTATCAGCAAGTCATCAACAAGCTCGACGGTAAAGAACCAATCGCGAGAATCTTTAATCAGATAGGTAGGTATTTTGCTAATTCTGATTCTTATAAGCTATTCAAAGATTTTGCTGATCAAGACAATCCTGCTATCCAAAGAAGTTATGACCAGCTAATTGAAACTATTGAACTAAGGTTGGCATTCCAAGACCGTGAACAAACCAAGGTGTTGAATTATTTCAATCAAATTGAGACTAATAATGGATAG
- a CDS encoding ferric reductase-like transmembrane domain-containing protein: MDRSSPFNLGKYLLLAIILASILPFGLLMEGTLDQGISFAELMLKISSMSGLIAGVLFFWQILIGNRFFSILVTDDILWVNRIHRLIGKYGVIFALIHPIAVTLGYSKSLAWIVFPDFPLDFSDLYQRALAFGRIGLALLVIVWLSSITLRSAIKYRPWLYLHYLSYPMLALILLHAKDIGSSIAQYPVLKAFWISLMFLSILVLLTRLYQATNLGKIPYIVTKTQISGDIVMLALKPQKSSRFITPSTGQYCYIQSGKIANSHPYSVLHYQENNRLLYFAVKQIGKQSKTLNNLKLGSTLYLDGPYGSYLYGLNKSLPVLAIIGSVGIAPLFDYLLINPVSSYLIYCGMRQEDLIFASKLKTKLGDHYNQIISDGIGPDKITPEKITAFLDQQSLNVKGVQFLICGSPGFNRGIKQMIFELGVSDSQIRVEDFGL; this comes from the coding sequence ATGGATAGGTCTAGCCCCTTTAATCTAGGCAAGTATTTGCTTCTTGCAATCATTCTAGCTTCAATCTTGCCTTTCGGACTACTAATGGAGGGGACCCTTGACCAAGGCATCAGTTTTGCTGAGTTAATGCTAAAGATTAGCTCAATGTCTGGGTTAATCGCAGGGGTATTATTCTTTTGGCAGATACTGATTGGTAATCGGTTTTTTAGCATTCTAGTCACTGATGATATCCTTTGGGTTAATCGAATTCATCGCCTAATCGGTAAATATGGCGTAATCTTTGCCTTGATTCATCCGATTGCCGTCACTCTCGGCTATAGTAAATCTTTAGCTTGGATAGTATTTCCTGACTTTCCCCTAGACTTTAGCGATCTCTATCAGCGGGCTTTGGCATTTGGTCGGATTGGACTTGCCCTCCTAGTCATTGTCTGGCTATCGAGTATCACTCTCCGTTCGGCTATAAAGTATCGCCCCTGGCTATATTTACATTACTTGTCCTACCCAATGCTAGCACTTATATTGCTACACGCCAAAGATATTGGCAGTAGTATTGCCCAATATCCCGTGCTCAAAGCATTTTGGATCAGCCTGATGTTTCTATCAATATTAGTTTTATTGACTAGACTTTACCAGGCTACCAATCTTGGTAAGATACCTTACATAGTTACGAAGACTCAAATATCTGGAGATATTGTAATGTTAGCATTAAAACCTCAAAAATCTTCTCGATTTATCACTCCAAGTACTGGACAATATTGCTATATTCAATCGGGTAAGATTGCTAATTCTCACCCTTATAGTGTACTCCATTACCAAGAGAATAATAGGCTACTATATTTTGCTGTCAAACAAATCGGTAAACAATCAAAAACACTCAATAATCTCAAACTAGGATCTACTCTCTACTTGGATGGACCCTATGGTAGCTATCTATATGGATTAAATAAATCCTTGCCTGTACTGGCAATCATCGGATCTGTTGGTATAGCTCCGTTGTTTGACTACCTTCTAATTAACCCTGTTTCTAGCTATCTAATTTATTGCGGGATGCGTCAAGAAGATTTGATCTTTGCTTCCAAATTAAAAACCAAACTAGGTGATCACTACAACCAAATTATTTCTGATGGTATTGGGCCTGACAAGATTACTCCTGAAAAAATTACTGCATTTCTTGATCAGCAAAGCCTGAATGTCAAGGGGGTTCAATTTTTGATCTGTGGTAGTCCAGGGTTTAATCGAGGAATCAAACAAATGATTTTTGAACTTGGCGTGAGTGACTCCCAAATTCGAGTCGAAGACTTTGGTCTATAA